The following coding sequences are from one Ancylobacter sp. TS-1 window:
- a CDS encoding sugar-binding transcriptional regulator produces MSGGAATTRPGGLSEPGTLADLSPTGRRSARLRLRAAWMYYVEGMTQSAIADALDIGRVTVVRLLADARQLNEVKISLSREIAELPRLEMGLQKAFGLREAVVAPLSGPLADPTSAIGAATGQFISDFIRSDMKIGFGWGRTLMRALGFIDEKTVSNLSVISLLGGITKAKQYNPSEFAWQLSRLFQADCHLIAAPAIVDSIETKRALIERCGLGTVYNLARDMDAVVLSVGAMDEESTSLRFGFFSDADWASLVAAGAVGDVCYNFIDIEGRPVDHPINTRVMSIPIETLQATPERILTSGGPGKTRAAVAALRMLRPTVFITDEVTASAVLEEVGADY; encoded by the coding sequence ATGTCGGGAGGAGCCGCGACGACCAGGCCGGGCGGCCTGAGCGAGCCGGGGACGCTCGCCGACCTGAGCCCGACCGGCCGCCGCTCGGCGCGGCTGCGGTTGCGCGCCGCCTGGATGTACTATGTCGAGGGCATGACGCAGAGCGCCATCGCCGACGCGCTCGACATCGGCCGCGTGACGGTGGTGCGCCTGCTCGCCGATGCCCGCCAGCTCAACGAGGTGAAGATTTCGCTCAGCCGCGAGATCGCCGAGCTGCCGCGCCTCGAAATGGGGCTTCAGAAGGCGTTCGGCCTGCGCGAGGCAGTGGTGGCGCCGCTCTCCGGCCCGCTCGCCGACCCGACCAGCGCCATCGGCGCGGCCACCGGCCAGTTCATCTCCGACTTCATCCGCTCCGACATGAAGATCGGCTTCGGCTGGGGCCGCACGCTGATGCGCGCGCTCGGCTTCATCGACGAGAAGACGGTGTCCAACCTTTCGGTCATCTCGCTGCTCGGCGGCATCACCAAGGCCAAGCAGTACAACCCGTCCGAATTCGCCTGGCAGCTCTCGCGCCTGTTCCAGGCCGACTGCCACCTCATCGCCGCCCCCGCCATCGTCGACAGCATCGAGACCAAGCGGGCCCTGATCGAGCGCTGCGGCCTCGGCACGGTCTACAACCTCGCCCGCGACATGGACGCGGTGGTGCTCAGCGTCGGCGCGATGGACGAGGAGAGCACCTCGCTGCGCTTCGGCTTCTTCTCCGATGCCGACTGGGCCTCGCTGGTCGCCGCCGGCGCCGTCGGCGACGTCTGCTACAACTTCATCGACATCGAGGGGCGCCCGGTCGACCACCCGATCAATACCCGCGTGATGTCGATCCCGATCGAGACGCTGCAGGCGACGCCCGAGCGCATCCTCACCTCGGGCGGGCCGGGCAAGACCCGGGCGGCGGTGGCGGCGCTGCGCATGCTGCGGCCGACCGTGTTCATCACCGACGAGGTAACGGCGAGCGCGGTACTGGAAGAGGTCGGCGCCGACTACTGA
- a CDS encoding MarR family winged helix-turn-helix transcriptional regulator yields MSSTDDTLKLEEFLCFAVYSANHAFNRVYKPLLDRVGLTYPQYVAMVTLWTQDGLTVGQIGERVLLETNTLTPLLKRLEAAGLVRRVRDSADERQVRIHLTEKGRALRKEAGRIPEEMGQCLGRDPQAIGELTGEITRVRDQLLARLKP; encoded by the coding sequence ATGTCCAGCACCGACGATACATTGAAGCTCGAGGAATTCCTCTGCTTCGCCGTCTATTCGGCCAACCACGCCTTCAACCGCGTCTACAAGCCGCTGCTGGATCGGGTCGGCCTGACCTATCCGCAATATGTCGCCATGGTCACGCTGTGGACGCAGGACGGGCTGACCGTCGGCCAGATCGGCGAGCGGGTGCTGCTGGAGACCAACACCCTCACCCCGCTGCTCAAGCGGCTGGAAGCCGCCGGGCTGGTGCGGCGGGTGCGCGATTCCGCCGACGAGCGGCAGGTGCGTATCCATCTCACCGAGAAGGGGCGGGCGCTGCGCAAGGAAGCCGGCCGCATCCCGGAAGAAATGGGCCAGTGCCTCGGCCGCGACCCGCAGGCGATCGGCGAACTCACCGGCGAGATCACCCGCGTGCGCGACCAGCTTCTGGCGCGCCTCAAGCCGTAG